One genomic window of Candidatus Shapirobacteria bacterium includes the following:
- a CDS encoding cupredoxin domain-containing protein yields MKITYIFFLLAAIAIGGFVLSHSFEKAESVGPVQVVKATYGPPFGFVPIQMTVKAGQPVRLEVEATEDGRGCMGSITIPRLNNQIQSFKKGQVNVFEFTPQTPGTYPVTCAMGIPHGDIIVR; encoded by the coding sequence ATGAAAATTACTTATATATTCTTTTTGTTAGCGGCGATTGCTATCGGCGGATTTGTTTTGTCTCACTCTTTTGAGAAAGCAGAGTCGGTTGGTCCTGTCCAAGTAGTAAAAGCCACCTACGGCCCACCGTTTGGGTTTGTCCCTATCCAGATGACGGTTAAGGCGGGTCAGCCCGTCAGGTTGGAGGTAGAAGCGACCGAGGACGGTCGGGGCTGTATGGGCAGCATTACTATACCAAGACTAAACAACCAAATTCAGTCATTTAAAAAAGGCCAGGTTAATGTTTTTGAATTCACTCCTCAAACCCCCGGAACATATCCCGTCACTTGTGCTATGGGTATCCCCCATGGGGACATAATAGTCAGATAA
- a CDS encoding M56 family metallopeptidase — protein sequence MNYKRLNLISNVYFFLILFSGLLYTALLITASQKIVPALIMQIIFFLDAIKFDNNVVGLITSRLFLLNVVPGIFLIGLMVRFGKTLIKSLKSISSNHLLFKGLEIIESTEQFFKFKSDDGLVFTCGFLKPKIFVSSGLFKTHSQEEITAIVQHEVNHKNNLHPFKIFTANFVKSILPIIPLKNWLIDNYLTLVEVSSDLFSENKINNKLPLVSALLKFQNRNFEPAAAGVSYFNSQSERIKILVGQKKQFIKIPMAYYSLVLVVMLSGVLMVKNSNIFFDCQHLLKCVEILMTSNNQPLLSVVSPQNNTFSPSDHCQ from the coding sequence ATGAATTACAAGAGATTAAACCTTATTTCCAATGTTTACTTTTTTTTGATTTTGTTTTCGGGGTTGCTGTATACGGCATTATTGATTACTGCCTCGCAAAAAATTGTTCCGGCACTAATAATGCAGATAATATTTTTCTTGGATGCCATTAAATTCGACAATAATGTTGTGGGGTTAATCACCTCCCGACTGTTTTTGCTGAATGTTGTCCCCGGGATTTTTTTAATAGGGCTGATGGTACGATTCGGCAAAACATTAATAAAGTCTTTAAAGAGTATTTCGTCTAATCACTTATTGTTTAAAGGTTTAGAAATAATTGAGTCAACCGAACAGTTTTTTAAATTCAAATCAGACGATGGTCTTGTTTTTACTTGCGGGTTTTTAAAACCAAAAATTTTTGTTTCTTCAGGCCTTTTTAAAACTCACAGCCAGGAAGAAATTACTGCCATAGTTCAACACGAAGTAAATCATAAAAATAACCTACACCCCTTTAAAATTTTTACGGCTAATTTTGTTAAATCTATTTTGCCGATAATTCCTTTAAAAAATTGGTTGATTGATAATTATTTGACTTTGGTTGAGGTGTCTTCCGACTTGTTTTCTGAAAATAAAATAAATAACAAGTTACCGTTGGTTTCGGCTTTATTGAAATTTCAAAACCGAAATTTTGAGCCAGCTGCGGCAGGAGTCAGCTATTTTAACAGCCAAAGTGAAAGAATTAAAATATTGGTTGGCCAAAAAAAACAGTTTATAAAGATTCCGATGGCCTATTATTCTCTTGTTTTGGTGGTTATGTTGTCGGGAGTATTAATGGTAAAAAACTCAAATATCTTTTTTGATTGCCAGCATTTGCTTAAATGTGTGGAGATACTGATGACTTCCAATAACCAGCCTCTTCTTAGCGTAGTAAGCCCCCAAAACAACACCTTTTCGCCTTCGGATCACTGTCAATAA
- a CDS encoding sulfite exporter TauE/SafE family protein, which yields MLKSKTSLQTSTYYVQGMHCASCEILIEKKIIKEDSVEAVDASLSEGAVVIKHRANSKITPEYLNKIFKEDGYCFSSIPFKKSKRAAADGECVVPNETTTNSYTPIVIAAAFIIGYILLSKTGFSSLISVNGQSSLPVFFLFGLLAGISSCAALVGGIILSLSKQWLSIYSQNDSTLKKAEPHFLFNFGRVVGYGAFGGILGAAGNFFRLSPVFSAMLVIAVSLVMVLLGLQMIGVKALQRFQIRLPKSLTGKLSDESNFRGRFGPFLMGALTFFLPCGFTITTQALALASGNPLQGALIMGIFALGTVPGLLAIGLSSVKFCSNPKSARQFSLIAGMLVLFFAAFNINTQLSVLGVSNVDDLISSPSTTQVGKSLGELPPLVNGTQVVKIDASSSGYTPNRIRLRANTPTRWEVSTNNISGCTNAIISRGLFDGQIDLVDGQVSTKEFTSPKPGVYKFSCWMGMVTGTVEVVDASGSTGTDVNTQPVGSGAKGCGCGGGSAGNSTCGGR from the coding sequence ATGTTAAAATCAAAAACTTCGTTGCAAACCTCCACATACTACGTTCAGGGGATGCATTGCGCCTCCTGTGAGATATTGATTGAAAAGAAAATCATCAAAGAAGATTCGGTGGAGGCAGTTGACGCTTCCCTTTCTGAGGGAGCGGTGGTTATTAAGCATCGTGCCAATAGCAAAATTACACCGGAATACCTGAATAAAATATTTAAGGAGGATGGATATTGTTTTTCGTCGATACCTTTTAAAAAATCAAAGCGAGCGGCGGCTGACGGCGAATGTGTTGTTCCAAATGAAACCACCACCAATTCCTATACTCCAATAGTTATTGCGGCAGCTTTTATAATTGGTTATATACTCTTGTCTAAAACTGGTTTTTCTTCTCTGATTTCAGTTAATGGGCAATCTTCTTTGCCCGTCTTTTTTTTGTTTGGACTATTGGCCGGAATCTCTAGCTGTGCGGCTTTGGTGGGTGGTATAATTTTGTCTTTAAGTAAGCAATGGCTCTCGATATATAGCCAAAATGATTCAACTTTAAAAAAGGCTGAGCCTCATTTTCTTTTTAATTTTGGCCGAGTTGTGGGTTATGGTGCTTTTGGGGGGATTTTGGGGGCAGCCGGTAATTTTTTTCGGTTATCACCAGTGTTTTCGGCCATGCTGGTTATCGCAGTTTCTTTGGTGATGGTTTTGTTGGGACTACAAATGATCGGGGTTAAGGCCTTGCAGCGTTTTCAAATCCGCCTGCCAAAATCTTTAACAGGAAAGTTGTCGGATGAGTCGAACTTTCGTGGCCGCTTCGGGCCTTTTTTAATGGGGGCATTAACTTTCTTTTTACCGTGTGGATTTACAATTACTACCCAAGCTTTGGCATTGGCTTCCGGTAACCCACTTCAGGGAGCACTTATTATGGGGATATTTGCTTTGGGTACAGTACCTGGTCTATTGGCAATAGGTCTAAGCAGTGTTAAGTTCTGTAGTAATCCTAAATCAGCCAGGCAGTTTTCTTTGATTGCCGGAATGCTGGTTCTCTTTTTTGCGGCTTTTAATATCAACACTCAGCTTTCGGTTTTGGGGGTATCTAATGTAGATGATCTTATTTCTAGCCCCTCAACTACCCAGGTGGGTAAATCTTTGGGTGAATTACCTCCTTTGGTTAACGGCACCCAGGTCGTCAAAATTGATGCTTCATCAAGCGGTTATACCCCCAACCGCATCCGCCTTCGAGCTAATACCCCCACCCGATGGGAGGTTTCAACAAACAATATCAGCGGCTGTACTAACGCTATTATTTCCCGCGGATTGTTTGATGGGCAAATTGATTTGGTTGACGGCCAGGTTTCAACCAAAGAATTTACTTCTCCTAAGCCCGGGGTTTATAAATTCAGCTGCTGGATGGGGATGGTGACCGGCACGGTGGAGGTGGTGGATGCATCCGGATCAACCGGAACCGATGTTAATACTCAACCGGTGGGCTCCGGGGCCAAGGGTTGCGGGTGTGGTGGTGGATCTGCTGGTAACAGCACTTGTGGAGGAAGATAA
- a CDS encoding heavy-metal-associated domain-containing protein, whose translation MINENITLSVPDMHCDSCPKLIKITLMEMEGVEEVSASLDSKTVVVSFDPRKTSTEALISSIKEIGYTASLK comes from the coding sequence ATGATAAATGAAAACATTACCCTTAGCGTTCCCGATATGCATTGCGATTCCTGCCCCAAGTTGATAAAAATAACCCTGATGGAAATGGAAGGGGTTGAGGAAGTTTCTGCTTCACTTGATAGTAAAACTGTAGTGGTAAGTTTCGATCCACGAAAAACGTCTACTGAAGCACTTATTAGTTCCATTAAGGAAATAGGCTATACGGCCAGTCTTAAATAA
- a CDS encoding NADP-dependent malic enzyme produces the protein MDYKEEALKQHLKFGGKIEIRSKFPEIKTKDDLAVAYTPGVAAVSSFLAANPSEAGKYSIKGNTIAVISDGSAVLGLGNIGPLGALPVMEGKALLFKEFGEVDAYPIVLATQDVEEIIKTIKAIAPTFGGINLEDISSPRCFEIEERLIAELDIPVFHDDQHGTAIVVLAALINSLKLVGKQPEHIKVIIAGAGAAGMATTKLLVKYGIKNIILVDSKGAIAKNRSDLNEEKMKMLEMTNPENVEGSLEEVLKNADVFIGVSTGGIMKPEFIGTMADKPIIFAMANPIPEIMPDEAVKNGAFIVGTGRSDFPNQINNVLVFPGLFRGVLDNRIKLISDELKIATAKVLADYLRKDELAVDRILPSVLDKKVSMAIAQRVADFKG, from the coding sequence ATGGACTATAAAGAAGAAGCATTAAAACAACATTTGAAGTTTGGGGGCAAAATTGAAATTAGAAGCAAGTTTCCGGAGATAAAAACCAAGGATGATTTGGCAGTCGCATATACCCCGGGGGTGGCGGCAGTGTCTTCTTTTTTGGCGGCAAACCCAAGTGAGGCAGGTAAATATTCGATAAAGGGTAATACTATCGCAGTGATATCGGATGGTTCGGCGGTATTGGGATTGGGTAATATCGGGCCTTTGGGGGCTTTGCCGGTAATGGAGGGCAAGGCGCTGTTGTTTAAAGAGTTTGGTGAGGTAGACGCATATCCGATTGTTTTGGCAACTCAGGATGTAGAAGAAATTATTAAGACAATAAAAGCAATTGCTCCGACTTTTGGAGGCATAAATCTGGAGGATATTTCTTCGCCGCGGTGTTTTGAGATTGAGGAAAGGCTAATAGCGGAATTGGACATTCCGGTTTTCCATGATGATCAGCACGGAACGGCCATTGTAGTTTTGGCGGCACTAATTAACAGCTTAAAACTGGTTGGAAAACAACCGGAACATATTAAAGTAATTATTGCCGGGGCGGGAGCAGCAGGAATGGCAACCACAAAACTTTTGGTTAAATACGGTATTAAAAATATAATTTTGGTCGACTCTAAGGGGGCGATAGCCAAGAACCGAAGTGATTTAAACGAGGAAAAAATGAAAATGCTGGAAATGACTAATCCGGAAAATGTTGAAGGCAGCCTGGAGGAGGTATTAAAAAATGCGGATGTATTTATCGGGGTAAGTACCGGCGGAATAATGAAGCCGGAGTTTATTGGAACGATGGCGGATAAACCAATAATTTTTGCGATGGCAAATCCAATTCCGGAAATAATGCCGGATGAGGCAGTTAAAAACGGAGCGTTTATTGTCGGGACCGGTAGAAGTGACTTTCCCAATCAAATAAATAATGTACTGGTTTTCCCGGGACTGTTTCGGGGAGTGCTGGATAATAGAATTAAACTAATTAGCGATGAACTGAAAATTGCGACAGCAAAAGTACTGGCAGATTATTTGCGCAAAGACGAATTGGCAGTGGACAGAATACTCCCCAGTGTTTTGGACAAAAAAGTGAGCATGGCCATCGCCCAAAGAGTGGCTGATTTCAAGGGATAG
- a CDS encoding heavy metal translocating P-type ATPase produces the protein MPKIKSKQVILSVPGMHCPTCPKLIALGLKDQKGVNSVTASLEKKQVIVDFDPAKIEITDLVANIKESGYTAIPQGSEPVPVKSSGPSELPTEAMNGPQKVDTPATVSNTQVALLSLSGMHCSSCAGLIERSLKKVPGVSETNVNFASEKARIVYNPSITKVEDLIKGVESAGYHASLPGEKETNQKEKRAHEIRYWLKKLVMGFILSIPMILFMAYDFTNAIPLKSVIMPYAGIISLVLTTPVLFYVGANFFAGFWSALKMRTFSMDSLIAIGTGTAFVYSIYEFVKYLVETGSAVGLNGTKIPNLYFEVAAFLVTFVALGKFLEAKAKGKTSEAIEKLMGLAPKTARVMRNGQPIDIPVEQVVVGDTIVVRPGERIPVDGEVISGYSAVDESILTGESLPVEKQIGSKVYTASINKTGSFEFKTTKVGADTALSQIVKLIEDAQGSKAPIQGFADKISSIFVPTVIIIAFLTFVTWYFLLGASLTFSLLAFVAVIVIACPCALGLATPTSIMVGTGKGAEYGVLIKGGEPLEMAEKIKAIVFDKTGTLTKGKPEVTDFINYLPTGQAGLPGDQSVLSILYSIEQKSEHPLAEAIVRYGQNNGAINFAVDDFLAIPGHGVRAIVNGQVYFVGNRKLLEVNRIPLTSGYDMERLENDGKTAMVIANKERVLGLIAVADQVKESSASVVSKLANMGIEVYMITGDNRRTAEAIARQVGITKVLAEVLPQNKAEEVKKLQDKGLKVAMVGDGINDAPALIQADLGMAMASGADIAMESGGIVIMSNDLNGVLTAISLSRETVGKIRQNMFFALFYNVLGIPIAARALAFMGLILKPELAGLAMALSSVSVVTNSLTLKFFKPGKFNWISRLAPFVMVIVFVGVFIEFARFSSQMGGTQVEARSGLAAYVQEQPEVRTIINRVLIENSSKIAFDGNFPKLFLGVDVLAESIRLSEGSSDISGEGSVVLGAKEAAMMKEEGLIKGIGSEIPDFFGLPKIKVVGILAPTGTILDEYHIFNKANFDGLTKANNDLLVAETPLEDLKLFYFYDGNNIPQSLNTLINPAKTTYIIDGVEYLSTYVGYDEARMMMAEKLIQKKFDIIKGFFGNNIIIAGLPKKTLTSLDMMHFVPKIFKNNYQTLINK, from the coding sequence ATGCCGAAAATAAAATCAAAGCAGGTGATTTTATCGGTTCCCGGTATGCATTGCCCAACGTGCCCTAAATTGATTGCTTTGGGACTGAAAGATCAAAAGGGGGTTAATTCGGTAACCGCTTCACTGGAAAAAAAACAAGTAATTGTCGATTTCGACCCTGCAAAAATTGAAATAACTGATTTGGTGGCTAATATAAAGGAATCGGGATATACGGCAATTCCCCAGGGGAGCGAACCAGTTCCTGTTAAAAGTAGCGGACCATCAGAATTGCCCACGGAAGCTATGAACGGACCCCAAAAGGTGGATACACCGGCTACCGTCTCTAATACTCAAGTGGCTCTGTTAAGTTTGAGTGGTATGCACTGTTCCAGCTGTGCCGGATTAATAGAAAGGTCGCTTAAAAAAGTCCCGGGGGTAAGTGAGACCAATGTTAATTTTGCCTCAGAAAAAGCCCGAATTGTTTATAACCCTTCCATTACTAAAGTCGAGGATTTAATCAAAGGGGTGGAATCGGCTGGTTATCATGCGTCACTTCCCGGGGAAAAAGAAACGAATCAAAAAGAAAAACGAGCTCATGAAATCCGGTATTGGCTTAAAAAATTAGTAATGGGTTTTATTCTAAGTATTCCTATGATTTTATTTATGGCCTATGATTTTACTAATGCAATTCCTCTAAAGTCGGTAATCATGCCTTATGCCGGGATAATTTCGCTGGTATTGACAACCCCCGTTCTTTTTTATGTTGGGGCTAATTTTTTTGCCGGGTTTTGGTCGGCGCTAAAGATGCGGACCTTCTCCATGGATTCCCTGATTGCGATAGGTACCGGTACTGCTTTTGTTTATAGTATCTATGAATTCGTTAAATACCTGGTTGAAACCGGATCGGCTGTCGGACTTAATGGTACCAAGATTCCAAACCTTTACTTTGAAGTGGCCGCATTCTTGGTCACGTTTGTGGCTCTGGGTAAATTCCTGGAAGCCAAAGCCAAAGGAAAAACCTCGGAAGCGATTGAAAAACTAATGGGATTGGCGCCAAAAACAGCCCGGGTAATGCGCAACGGCCAACCAATCGACATTCCTGTCGAACAGGTAGTTGTGGGCGACACAATTGTGGTTCGTCCGGGGGAAAGGATTCCGGTTGACGGTGAGGTTATAAGCGGCTATTCTGCCGTGGATGAATCCATACTGACCGGGGAGTCCCTGCCGGTTGAAAAACAAATTGGGTCTAAGGTTTACACAGCTTCGATTAATAAAACCGGTTCTTTCGAATTTAAAACTACCAAGGTCGGGGCCGATACAGCCTTAAGCCAGATAGTAAAACTAATCGAGGATGCTCAGGGCTCCAAGGCCCCAATCCAGGGTTTTGCTGATAAAATTTCCTCTATTTTTGTACCCACGGTGATCATCATTGCTTTTTTGACTTTTGTCACCTGGTACTTTTTACTCGGAGCTTCGCTGACTTTTTCACTTCTGGCTTTTGTGGCCGTCATCGTTATTGCCTGCCCTTGTGCCCTTGGATTGGCCACTCCAACATCTATTATGGTGGGGACAGGTAAAGGGGCCGAATACGGAGTTCTTATCAAGGGGGGTGAGCCTTTGGAAATGGCTGAAAAAATAAAAGCGATTGTTTTTGACAAAACCGGGACTTTGACAAAAGGAAAACCCGAGGTGACCGACTTTATTAACTACCTGCCTACCGGTCAAGCAGGCCTCCCGGGTGATCAGTCGGTACTCTCAATTTTGTACTCGATTGAACAAAAATCAGAGCATCCTTTGGCAGAAGCTATTGTCCGTTATGGACAAAACAACGGAGCAATAAATTTTGCCGTTGATGATTTTTTGGCAATTCCCGGGCATGGAGTCAGGGCGATAGTTAACGGTCAAGTTTATTTTGTGGGAAACCGGAAACTACTTGAAGTCAACAGGATTCCGCTGACCTCCGGCTATGATATGGAGCGACTGGAGAACGACGGTAAAACGGCAATGGTAATTGCCAACAAAGAAAGAGTGCTTGGATTAATTGCGGTGGCTGATCAGGTTAAGGAGTCTTCTGCCTCAGTGGTCTCTAAATTGGCCAATATGGGCATAGAAGTTTATATGATTACGGGGGATAACCGCCGGACTGCTGAGGCTATCGCCCGACAGGTGGGAATTACTAAAGTTTTGGCAGAGGTTTTGCCTCAGAATAAGGCAGAAGAGGTCAAAAAACTTCAAGACAAGGGCCTTAAGGTGGCCATGGTGGGAGATGGGATAAATGACGCTCCGGCTCTTATTCAGGCAGATTTGGGGATGGCAATGGCAAGTGGGGCTGATATCGCCATGGAGTCGGGTGGTATTGTGATTATGTCTAATGACTTAAACGGAGTTTTAACGGCTATAAGCTTATCCCGTGAAACCGTCGGGAAAATTCGCCAAAATATGTTTTTCGCCCTCTTTTATAATGTTTTGGGTATACCGATTGCGGCGCGGGCATTGGCTTTTATGGGACTAATTCTTAAACCTGAACTAGCCGGATTGGCCATGGCTTTGTCCTCGGTGTCGGTAGTTACCAATTCTTTGACTCTGAAATTTTTCAAGCCCGGTAAATTCAATTGGATTTCCCGTTTGGCGCCCTTTGTTATGGTGATAGTTTTTGTGGGTGTTTTTATTGAATTTGCCAGATTTTCTTCCCAAATGGGAGGGACGCAAGTAGAGGCCAGATCCGGATTGGCGGCATATGTTCAGGAACAACCGGAAGTTAGAACAATAATAAACCGCGTGCTTATCGAAAATTCTTCAAAGATTGCGTTTGACGGAAATTTCCCAAAACTGTTTTTGGGGGTAGATGTGTTAGCCGAATCGATTAGACTCTCTGAAGGTTCATCGGATATTTCGGGAGAAGGGAGCGTGGTTTTGGGGGCTAAAGAGGCGGCAATGATGAAGGAAGAAGGTCTTATTAAAGGCATCGGCTCTGAAATACCCGATTTCTTTGGACTACCAAAAATAAAAGTCGTTGGCATATTAGCACCGACCGGAACCATTTTGGATGAATACCATATTTTTAACAAAGCCAACTTTGATGGTTTGACAAAAGCCAATAATGATCTATTGGTTGCCGAAACCCCCTTGGAAGACCTAAAACTTTTCTATTTTTATGATGGAAATAATATTCCCCAATCCTTGAATACACTAATTAACCCGGCCAAGACTACCTATATTATTGATGGGGTTGAGTACCTTTCGACCTACGTTGGCTATGATGAGGCCAGAATGATGATGGCAGAGAAACTAATTCAAAAAAAGTTTGACATTATTAAGGGGTTCTTTGGCAACAATATTATCATTGCCGGACTGCCAAAAAAGACACTGACCAGTCTGGACATGATGCACTTTGTACCAAAAATCTTTAAAAATAATTATCAAACTCTAATTAACAAATAA
- a CDS encoding BlaI/MecI/CopY family transcriptional regulator produces MKQKGAEMLGSLQTKVMDVLWGAEKPLKPAEVLGKLGNGYAYTTVMTILKRLADKGIVVRKMTGKVYFYSPCSCKEKFIKKNLSGIIGGLVNSYGEAAIANFVDVVKNNKEDVVLLKKYLESQE; encoded by the coding sequence ATGAAACAAAAGGGGGCAGAAATGCTTGGTTCACTGCAAACCAAAGTAATGGATGTTTTGTGGGGAGCAGAAAAACCGTTAAAACCGGCAGAGGTTTTAGGTAAATTGGGAAATGGCTATGCCTACACTACAGTGATGACAATTTTAAAAAGATTGGCCGATAAGGGAATTGTGGTGCGGAAAATGACGGGAAAAGTATATTTCTACTCGCCGTGTTCGTGCAAAGAAAAATTTATTAAAAAAAACCTATCGGGGATTATCGGAGGGCTGGTGAATTCTTACGGTGAAGCGGCAATTGCAAATTTTGTGGACGTGGTAAAAAACAACAAAGAAGATGTGGTTTTGTTAAAAAAATATCTTGAGTCTCAAGAATGA
- a CDS encoding CDGSH iron-sulfur domain-containing protein, with protein MAKIKITKNGPYLVSDHLPLNQDIVEYDQDGIPLKTKKGKIIPTGETYALCRCGQSQNKPFCDGSHHSTKFDGTENPEAKEKYDNQANQITGPDLILKDTASLCAGAGFCDRASGTWNLTENSDDPESKKTAIKEACCCPSGRLVACDRQNNKSIEPKLKPSIGISSGGPLCIKGGVPIESSDGSTYEIRNRVTLCRCGKSKNKPFCDGSHFD; from the coding sequence ATGGCAAAAATAAAAATCACCAAAAATGGCCCTTACTTAGTCTCCGACCATTTACCATTAAATCAAGATATTGTTGAATACGACCAAGATGGAATTCCTCTAAAAACCAAAAAAGGAAAAATTATTCCCACCGGGGAAACATATGCCCTTTGCCGCTGTGGACAGTCCCAAAATAAACCTTTTTGTGATGGTTCTCATCATAGCACCAAATTTGACGGCACCGAAAACCCTGAGGCCAAAGAGAAGTATGACAATCAAGCCAATCAAATTACCGGCCCGGATTTAATATTAAAAGATACCGCTTCTCTATGCGCCGGTGCGGGTTTTTGTGATCGGGCTAGTGGTACCTGGAATCTAACCGAAAATTCCGATGACCCGGAATCCAAAAAAACCGCCATCAAAGAAGCTTGTTGTTGCCCCTCCGGCCGCCTGGTTGCCTGTGACCGACAAAACAACAAATCGATCGAACCAAAATTAAAACCTTCCATCGGAATTTCCAGTGGTGGTCCGCTTTGCATCAAGGGGGGAGTCCCCATCGAATCTTCTGATGGTTCCACTTATGAAATCCGCAATCGGGTCACCCTTTGTCGTTGCGGTAAATCAAAAAATAAGCCCTTTTGCGACGGCTCTCACTTCGACTAA
- a CDS encoding ribbon-helix-helix domain-containing protein, translating to MRSIVNISMPKQLVEAVEEGVAQGGYASKSEFFRMLVKQWLKRRSRQGSSKYSAGIKVRSLRG from the coding sequence ATGAGATCGATAGTAAACATATCAATGCCAAAACAGTTGGTTGAGGCGGTCGAGGAAGGAGTAGCCCAGGGGGGATATGCTAGCAAAAGTGAATTTTTCAGGATGCTTGTAAAGCAGTGGCTAAAAAGAAGGTCAAGACAGGGGAGCAGTAAATACTCGGCCGGGATAAAGGTAAGAAGTTTAAGGGGGTAG
- a CDS encoding phosphoribosylglycinamide synthetase C domain-containing protein, whose translation MKFLFISKEALISDIAWQIIKEGHEAKYFIEEKSEQEIGDGFVPKTNNWEKEVKWADVIVFDDVLGQGKIAHELRERGKKVIGGTHYTDRLEDDRSFGQEELKRHKVNILPYQDFFSFDEAIDYVQKNPDEYVIKPCGEAANIKRLLFVGMEKDGGDVVRVLQSYKKVWSEEIKQFQLQKRVTGVEVAVGAFFNGHKFIKPININFEHKKLFPGNIGPATGEMGTSMFWSDGNKLFDNTLLKMEPTLAKEGYVGYIDLNCIVNGNGIYPLEFTSRFGYPTISIQYDSMITPIGQFFYDLANGKDIDLKVRKGFQVGVRVVVPPYPFRDKKTFNSYSKKATIVFKKMDHYEGIHIEDVKIVKGEWVVTGGSGVALIVVGTGLTMRDAQRQAYGRIDNILIPNMYYRKDIGDRWYEEGDKLLMWGVI comes from the coding sequence ATGAAATTTTTGTTCATTTCGAAGGAGGCATTAATCTCGGATATTGCCTGGCAAATTATCAAGGAAGGGCACGAAGCGAAGTATTTTATTGAAGAAAAGAGCGAGCAGGAAATCGGGGACGGGTTTGTACCAAAGACCAACAACTGGGAAAAAGAGGTTAAGTGGGCGGATGTAATTGTCTTTGATGACGTTTTGGGACAGGGGAAGATTGCTCATGAACTGAGAGAGCGGGGTAAAAAAGTAATCGGGGGAACGCATTATACAGACAGACTGGAGGATGACCGCTCGTTTGGACAGGAAGAATTAAAAAGGCACAAGGTAAACATTCTTCCCTACCAGGATTTTTTTAGCTTTGATGAGGCGATTGATTATGTACAGAAAAATCCTGACGAGTATGTGATTAAGCCATGCGGAGAGGCAGCAAACATTAAGCGGTTACTGTTTGTGGGGATGGAGAAGGATGGCGGCGATGTAGTGAGAGTACTGCAATCATATAAAAAAGTATGGTCAGAAGAAATAAAACAATTTCAGCTACAAAAGAGGGTGACAGGGGTAGAGGTGGCGGTTGGGGCTTTTTTTAACGGCCACAAGTTTATTAAACCAATAAATATAAATTTTGAACACAAGAAATTGTTTCCGGGGAATATCGGACCGGCAACAGGAGAGATGGGAACCAGTATGTTTTGGAGTGATGGGAACAAACTTTTTGATAACACCTTGCTAAAAATGGAACCAACATTGGCAAAAGAAGGTTATGTAGGATATATCGATTTAAACTGTATAGTAAACGGAAACGGGATCTACCCGCTGGAATTTACATCAAGATTCGGATATCCGACTATCAGCATTCAATATGATTCGATGATTACGCCAATCGGCCAATTTTTCTATGATTTGGCAAACGGCAAAGACATTGATTTGAAGGTGAGAAAAGGATTTCAGGTGGGGGTAAGAGTAGTGGTCCCCCCTTATCCATTTAGAGACAAAAAAACCTTTAATTCTTATTCCAAAAAAGCAACTATTGTCTTTAAAAAAATGGATCACTATGAGGGGATTCACATCGAGGACGTAAAAATAGTTAAAGGGGAATGGGTGGTGACGGGAGGCTCGGGAGTGGCGCTGATCGTGGTGGGGACGGGGTTGACGATGAGAGATGCCCAGAGGCAGGCATATGGAAGAATCGATAACATCCTAATACCAAATATGTATTATCGAAAAGATATCGGAGACCGATGGTACGAAGAAGGCGATAAGCTTTTGATGTGGGGAGTGATATAA